The genomic DNA CGCGGAGAAGTTCTGAGCCGATGTGAACGACGGTGGATGTCCGCCGTCCGTCCGGTGGCACCGGCGCTCGCGGGGGACGAGCGCTGCCCCGTGGCTACTCCCCGGTGCGCCCGTCCAACGACTCCCGGAGGAGGTCGGCATGCCCGTTGTGGCGGGCGTACTCCTCGACCAGGTGGACCAGGATCCATCGCAGGCTGGGTGCACGACCGTCGGGCCAGGTGCGCCTGGCCAGCCGCTCCAGGCCGCCGTCGGCCAGCGCCTGCGTGACCAGGGTGCGGGAGCGGGCCACGGTGTCCTGCCAGAGCGTACGAAGCTGTTCGGGGGTGTCCTCGGCGGCCGAGTGCCAGTCCCAGTCGGGATCGGCCTTCCAGTCCACCGTGTCCCACGGCGGCTCGGGGTCCCGCCCGTGCAGCCAACGGGAGAACCAGTAGTCCTCGACGAAGGCCAAGTGCTTGAGCATCCCGCCCAGCGTCATCGAGGAGGCACCGACGGTCGCCCCGAGGCCGCTCCTGTCCAGTCCGGCGCACTTCCACGTCAGGGTCGCGCGGTGGAACTCCAGGAAACCCAGGAGGGTGCTGGTCTCGTCGGCCGCAAGGGGAGGTTCCGGGCGACCCTGCTCGTCCATGTCGGGCATGGCCGGTGAGCCTACCGGCGGGGCCCGTGCCGGGCCAGGGACTCCGGTGCGGTCGGCCGGATCTGGAGGTGCGGCCGGCCCGGGGCGCGCCGGAACGGAAAGGCGCCGGGTCGCACCTTCCGAGGCCGACGCTGAAGCCTCCGGGTCCACCGACGGGTGGATCCGGTGCGTGAGATCCGAGATGCGGCAACGCCCGGACGCCGGTGCCCGCGCCCGGATCCGCGGGCACCGGAAGGGCGGTCGCAGACGGTCTGAGGTATTCCGGAACTATGAACTCGCAGCGGTTCCTGCGCTCGCTCCACGCGACCCGGCGGCACTCGACGGCACTCGTGGCGATGCCTTTCACCCTTATCGCCGCCGTCACCGTGATGGACATCAGCGCGCCGCCGGACGTCCACCTGGGCCCGTTCCTCGTGGCTGCGCCCGCTGTGACCTCGTCGTTTGCCGGCCCCCGTATGACTGCCTTCGTGGGTGCGGTCGCCGTGCTGGCCCAGTCCGTGGTCGCCATCGCACGCACCAGCCTCAACGACCTCAATCACACCTACCAGATCATCGCCCTCTGTCTGATCTCCGCTTTTGTCACGCTGTTCGCACACCTGAGGGAACGGCACGAGCGGGAGATGACGCAGCTGCGTTCGGTGGCGGAAGCGGCACAGCACGTGCTGATGCAGCCCTTGCCCCGCCGGAGCGGCCCCCTGCGCATCGCCTCGGTCTACCTGGCCGCAGAGGCGGAGGCGCAGCTGGGCGGTGATCTCTACGCGCTCGCCCGCACCGCCGACGGCACCCGCGTGATCGTCGGCGACGCCCGCGGCAAGGGACTCGACGCGATCGGCGAAGCAGCCGGCGTACTGGGCGCATTCCGGGCTCTGGCCCACAGGGAGGCGCGGCTGCCCGAACTGGTGGGGCACCTGGAGGACGGGGTCACGGTGGACCGGAACGGCACCACGGACGAGGAAGAGGAGGACGACTACACCGCGGAGGCCTTCGTGACCGCGGCCGTCCTCGACATCCCCGATGCCGCTTCCGAACTTCGCCTGGTCAGCTGCGGTCATCCACCGCCGTTGCTGATCCGTGCCGGCGAGGTGCTGTCCCTCGAAGTGCGTGAGCCCGCTCCGCCTCTCGGGCTCGCGCAATTGCTCGCCCCCGCATTCACCGCGGAGACGTTCACCTTCGGCGCCGGCGAGGTGCTGCTCCTGTACACCGACGGTGTCATCGAGGCCCGGGACCGGTCAGGGGGCTTCTACCCACTGCTCGAGCGGGTCGCGTCCCGGTCCTGGGACGGCGCGGAATCCCTGCTGGAGTACGTGCGTGCCGACCTCCTACGGCACGCGGGCGGGCGCCTGGGCGACGATGCGGCCATGGTCGCCATCGAACGACTGCCGGATGCCGCGTTGTGTCCCGGCGGATGGTCACGCCGGCAGGGTGCGGCCGAAGAGGAGGTCGAAGCCCACCGGTAGCGGGAGCAGGACCCGCCGGGTGAGTCCTCGCCCGCAGCGTCAGCGGTCGCGCCGAGCCCGGCGCCGACGTGCCAATTCGCGGTCCCCTCGATGGCTCCCTCGATCCGGGCCGGACGCGCGCCCAGGAGGGCCGGCACGACGCGGGCTGCCCGTTCCGCTTCGTCCCGGATGCCGTGGCCGCCGCGTTCCTGGACACGGTCCAGGAACGCCTCACTTCGGAGGGTCACTGCGGCTGTCCCTCTCGAAACGGGGGGAAGGGCACCGGCCCCGCAGACCGCACCGTCACGGCTCGGACTCAGTCCCGCAGTGTGACCGTGAAGCTGCGCCCGTACGCGTGGCGGGTGTCGACGTCGACGCGGGTTCCGCCGTGGGCCGGGCTCACACGTACCCCGTCGTCCGACGACACCTTCCGCAGTGACCTGCCTCGGATCAGGACGCCGACCGTGTCCCGGCCCATCGTCGGGTCGGACACGGCGACGGTGGTCGGGCCCCGGTGTCCGCGGCGCTGCACGATCACCGACGCCGGGCCGTCCATGCGCAGACCCGCGACCTCGTGCCGGCCGGGCGTGAACGCATTGGCCGCCCTCAGACCGAGGCCGGTGTGGGACACGGCCTGCAGACGCGGTGTGTTGGCCAGGACCCGCAGCGGACCGTTCGGGTACGAGGCCAACTGCGTCCCGTCGGCATTCGGCACCAACGCGTAGGCGATGCGCACGGGTTCGGACCCGGGTTCCTGGTCGACCGTCACGCCGAGGACGGCGCGGGTGACGGCTGTGTCCGGGTTCGAGGTGCGGACGACCCGGCGGCTGCGGGTGACCTCGTCCAGCGAGACCCGGACCTGAGGGGTGTCGAGGAAGACGTAGCCGACGGCGGTGCGTTGTGTGGTGTTGGCATAGCGAAGCCAGGCCAGGTCGCCGGTGCCCGCGCCGCTCCACGGACGGCCGCCACGGAGCATCCCGGTGAGCGCGACCTGGTCGCCCGGCGCGGCGGTGCGGGCGTCGACGGTCGTGGTCACGGCCCGCCCGGCAGGATCACCGACCCCTGCGGCAAGGACCACGATCTCCTCGTCGAATAGGAACCACGATTTGGTCGCCGTCGCATTGCGGTAGACCACGAAATCGTCAGGCAGCAGGTGCCTGTCGCGGTCGGCGACATCGCCGGACTGCACCATGCCGGCCGCGGCGTACGCCCCGAGAACGGCGCCGCCGGAGCGCTGATCGGTGCCACGAGGGAAGTAGACGTACGTGTTCTGCGACTCGGACGACGAGGTGAAGTTCAACGGGTGGCCGGGGTTGTCGTAGTACGGCTTCCCGTAAAGGTCGGGGACGGTCCGTCGGTGTTCGACCGGCGCGGTGACACCGGCGAGGCCGTACGGCGAGACCGTGGTGAAGTAGTCGACGCCGTACACCTGCGACTGGTCCTGCCCGGAGAGATAGAGGTAGTAGGCCCCGTCGCCCTGGAACCATGGCATCAGGTTCTCGCCGCTCATGTACTCGTACTTGCTGATCCGGTCGGAGCTGCGGGCGAGCGCGAAGGCGTAACCGGGCCTGCGGTGCACATTCCTGTCCATGGCGTTGAAGGCGACGCTGCGCGCGGTGGCGTTGAGATCCTCGGCGGGCACCGCCGGGTCGCCGATGATGTCGGCGTAACGCACGACACTGACCGGGGAGACGAAACGCCCCGGATCGAGCGTGCCGCGCGAGGTCGACCGGATGTGCTTGACGTAGCTGTTGAGAGCGGCGGCGTCGGCGCCGCTCGCGAGCGAGGCCAGGTCGACCACGGCCTCGACGACCACGGCGACATCGGTGTAGCCGCTGTCCGGCCGTGACACCGCCCGCCCCTTGACGATCTCCATCATCCAACCCTCGAAGATCAGCGGCGCGAAGCCGTTCTGCACCCAGCTGCGCACCGTCGGTACGAGCTCCTCGCCGTGCGCGAAACCCGTACCGTCGAGGATCTTGAGGGTCTGCACTACGCGGGTCAGGAGGCCCTTCCCGTACGAACCGGTGTAGGCGACGGAGGCGTGCTGGATGAAGGATCCGTCGGCGTAATACCCGTCCGTGACACCGTGGTCGAGGTGGTAAGGGTCGATGGTGGCGAACACGGTCAGCTGGTCGGTGAGGGCCTTGCGGATGCGTGCCTCGTCGCCGAGGAGTGCGCCCTGCAGGATGCGGTTGGTGGTGATGTCGGCGAGGTTGGCACCGGTGTGGAAGCGCGAATCGAGATTCACGTCGCCGTCGATGCCGTTGCGCAGGTAGGCGTCCATGGAGGCGACGTAGGTCTGTGCGAGATCGGGGCGGTATGCGCGCACTTCGTCGGCGAGGAGCACGAGGGTCCTGCTGATGTGCTGCGCGAGACCGATCTCCCAGTAGAACCAGTTGCCGTAGTAGCCCTTGGACTGGTCGCCGTAGTAGTGGTCGTGCAGCCGGCCGAGGCCGTCGAGCACACGGCGCTGCGCGACGGTGTTCCCGTACAGGTCGGAGGGGGTGCCACCCGGGGGTGTGCAGGTGGCGAGAGCGATCTCGTACAGCCGCTGGAAGGCGCTGTTGAGGTTGGCCTCGTTGCTGCCGAGCACCAGCCCGGCGAACAGCTCGCCGGGGCCCGCGGAGTCCATCGCCCTGAGATTCGTCCGCGCCACGTTGTCCACGGCGGCGAGCTTGGCAGCCGTCTCGGGACGGGAGTTGGACTCCGCGGTCCCGGCGAAGGCCGCCACCGTGTTGGCCATCAGGCGTGTGCAGCCCGCGGCGACACCTGCGGCGGTCGCCGGTTGTGCGGGGATCACCGCCAGGAGACCGGTGGCTGACAGAGCGGCCAGCAGACTTCTGCGGGTGATCTCCATATGGCGTCCTCCGCCTGTGAGTTGGCGACCCGGCGGCCGGAGTCAACCAGAACGGCCGAGCGGCGACAAGGGGACGCGGCCGGGCCGGGACCGCTGTCCACGAGTGCCGAGCCGAAGTGGACGGACCGCGCTGCGGCCATGCCCTTCGGTGAGGTACGCCCCGCGGATACGCTGCACCTGGAGTTCAAGAACCGGAGGAGCGCCGTTGAGTACCGAGACCGACATCCTCGTCCTGGGGGGCGCCGGCGTGGACACCATCGTGTACGTCCCTCAGTTGCCTCTTCCGTACGCCGACAGCTACATGGTGCCCGCCATCGAAACGCGGGCGGGACAGACCGGCGACTTCGTGGCGCTCGGGGTGCACGCTCTGGGGCTGCGCACGCATCACATCGACATGATCGGCGATGACGACGCGGGTAACCTGATCCGCGCGCTGCACCGCGACCGGGGCATCGCGCTCACCGAAGTCCCCCTGCCTGCAGGCACCAAGCGCGCGGTGAATCTCGTCGGCCCCGACGGGCGGCGGCTTTCGTTGTACGACAACAGCCGCTCGCAGGAGGCGGACCGGCTGCCCCCGGAAACGGTGGGAGCCCTCGCCGCGGTCAGTCGCCACGCCCACGTCTCCATCACCTATCCCTGCGCGTTCGCCCTTCCCACGCTGCGTGAGGCCGGCGTGACCATTTCGACCGACCTGCACAACTGGGACGGTGCGGAGGCTTACCACGAAGCATTCGCCTACGAGGCCGACCTGGTCTTCCTGTCGACCGCGGCCCTGGTGGACCCCGAGAAGACCATGCGGCAGATCGCCGAGCGAGGCCGGGCCCGAGCGGTCGTCGCCACGGCGGGAGCTGAGGGGGCGTATCAACTGTGCGACGGGGAGCTGACCCACATTCCGGCGGTCACACCGCTCGCGCCGGTGGTGGACTCCAACGGTGCAGGCGACGCGTTCGTGGCGGGCTATCTGTTCGGCCGGCTGTCCGGCGAGTCACCACAGAGGTGCGGTCTCTACGGCGCGATCGCCGGAGCCCATGCCTGCACCGTGCCGGCGACGGGGACCGACCTCATCAGCCGGGTCGAACTGCTCACCCTGGCCGCGGCGGAAGGAGGCCGGGCCGACGAATGACATGACCTGTCGTGCGGCTATTGCAGTTGACGGCACACCGGGCGCGCGATTTCCTGCTGCGATGACCGATCTTCGCATCGCGCCGGTGGACGGCGACGCCACGCTTCACGACTGGCAGCATGTCCATAACGCGATCATTCCCACGGCTGCCCTGTCTCTGGACGAGGTACGCGAGCGTGTCGGACGCAACCGGTTGGAGGTCGCGTATCTGGGCGACGTCCTTGTCGGCTGCTCGACCGTGCGCCCGCCGACGGCAGAAGCATCCGTTGCCACGGTGATCGCCAGAGTGCTCCCGACTCACCGGCGACAGGGTTTTGGCGGGGCACTGTACGCCCGAGGGCTGGCGCATGCGCGCAAACTCGGAGCCGACGTCGTCGAGACGGTGGTCCTGGAGTCCAACGCGGACGGGCTGCGGTTCGCGCTGGCGCAGGGATTCGTCGAGGTCGAGAGATACCTGTTGCCGGGTGACAGTGTGCGCTTCGTCGACTTGAGGCTGGCCTGAGGCCGACGTCGACCCGCAGAGGGTGCTCAGGGCTCCCTGCCTGACCGGAGCGGACTCGGTGCGGACTCGTGCCGCCGCGGGAGCATCGGCCGATGCCGGTGGGCACCTTGACCAGCCGCCCGTGCTGGCTGCTCAGCAATTCGGTCACGTCGTCGTTCGGCCAGGCGCCGTCGACCAGGCATGTGAGGCGTGTCGCCGGAAGCCCGCCGAGCGGGCGCACGGCTCGGTCGGTGTGGCGCCCGGACGCGGCGTCGCGGCACCGCGATCCATGCGACCCCCGCATCCCGGAGTGTGGCGGCCGGTGGTGCGCGGCGGGGCGGAGCTACGGACCTTCCGGGGCGGGGACCACGTGCATGGCCGCTTCCTCGGCCGAGGCGGCCGCGCCGTCGATGCCGATGTCGAACGCGATCATGTCCTTCTCGTCGTCCTCGTGAGCGCCCTCGTCGGGTGCGACGAGCCGTCCGGCGCGCAGACCGCCGACCTCCTCGTCACGGACCTCACCGTCGGTGTCCAGTACGTCACCGATCTCGTCTCCGTCGGGTACGTCGAGATCCGGCTCCTCCTCGCTGAGGCGCTGGTCGAGCGTTTCACCTTCGTGCTGCTCGGCCGCCGTGACACCGTGGTGTTCCACGGCCCACGGCCGCTCGGGTGGCGAATAGCCTGCATCGAGCGGATCCGCACCGGCCCGGTCGTCGAGAGTGTCCTCCACGTCGAGCAGCCCGGCGTCGTCCTGCACCTCCGAGCCGTCCGGCTGGTAGACCTCGTCGCCCATCGTGGTGTCGATGTCCATGTCACCTCCAATGTCGGGAGTGAACCGTCGGGGCGACGTCCTGTTCGCGTCATGCCCTCGTTCTCATCATGTGCGGTGTCGGCCGTCGGGACGAGCGGAAGCGCACCGGCGACCGCTGCGGACGCGAAGGCCGGGACCTTCACCGGTGACGCGGTGCGATCGGAACGGCGCGGTGCGTATCGGTTCGCCGCACGCGGCGGTTCACATAACCGGCCGGACGCCTGATTCGTCACCCACCCCGTCAGCGTGGCGTCAATTCGGGTGTGCGACGTATCAGGGCCGTATCAACGCATGGCGTCCGTGGATCGCGGCGGACCCAGACTGAACCCGGGGTGGCGCGGGCGACCGGTCCGTGGCGTGGCCCGGGCGGGCGAGTGATCATCACCGCCCGGGGCGCGCACATCGAGATCTCGCCGGGCAGCCACCGGCGGCCCGTGATACGGAGGGCGTAGGAGGTGACACATGACCCGCCAACCGCTCGGCGACCGGCTCGCATTCGTGGCCGCGCTGGTGGGACCGCTGCTGGTCGCGCTGGTACTCGTGCCGTTCCGTACGGACCTGTCGAGGACCAATGCCGCCCTCGTGCTCGTCGTGGTGGTCGTCGCGGTCGCCGCCTTCGGCAGCCGGGTCGCCGGCGCGGTGGCGGCACTGTCCGCCGCCGTCTGGTTCGACTTCTTCCTCACCCGCCCGTACCAGCGGTTCACCATCAATGGTGGCGACGACATCGAAACGGCCGTGCTGCTCCTGATCGTCGGCCTGATCGTCTCGCAGCTGGCCGCCCGGGCACGGCGGCTCGAGGTGATCGCCGTGACGGATGCAGGGCATCTCGCCCGAATCCATGACACCGCCGAACTGGCGCAGGCGACGACCTCCGCCGACGCCGTCGTCGCCCATGTGCGGGGTGAGCTCGTCGAGCTGCTGCAGCTGCGGGGCTGCCGGTTCGAGTACGGAACCCTGCTGGGGCGGCCACCGCGGCTGGAGCAGGACGGAAGTGTGTCCGTCGGCCGAAGATGCTGGGACCTCGCGCGCGGCGGCTGGCCGGACGGCGAGATCGAGTTGCGGGCCGGCGGACAGGGCCACTACGTCGGCAGGTACATGCTCGATCCCACGCCGGGAACCGTACCGACACTGCAGGCCCGTCTTGTCGCCGTGACACTGGCCGACCAGGCGGGTGCCGCGCTCGAGACGGCCGGCCGGCCGACGGGCGGCTGAGACGGACGGGCCGGCCGCCGAAAAGCAGGGCGGACGGCCGGCCGGGTCGGCCGACGTGGGTGCGGGCCGGCGCGCCGGGTCCGGCTCCACCCGGCGCGTCTCTCGCGGGGTGGCGGCGTGGCCCGCCCCGGCACGGGCGGCGGTGAGACGTGGCCGTGGGGTCCGGCAGTCACTGCCGGACCCCACGTCATTCATGCGCCTCACCGGGTCGTTCCCGGACCCTGCTCAGGGGAAGGACACCACCGTCGAGGGAACGGTCGAGGTCCCGGACGTGGGCGAACCGGTGCTGTTGATCACGTGGTCGTACTGTCCCTGGCCACCCAGGGACACCACCAGCAGATCGTGGAACTTCACCCCGGGCTTCACCGGTGCCTCGAAGCCGTGGTCCTGACGGATGGTCGGATCGACGTTGAAGTAGCAGTAGCTGCCCAGGCCCCAGCCCTCGTGGTTGTCGACCGAGTCCGCGACCTTGTAGGCGGCGTACCCCTTGACGGTGCCGTTCTGGACGGCGGCCTGGTTCGGTGCGTCGTACGCCTTCTCGTTCTGGAAGAAGATCGTCCTGCCGTTCTCGCCGTTCCACTGCACGTCGTACTTGTTGAAGTGCTCGACGAAGAGGCCGGTGGCGAGGACGTCGTCACCGTCGACCCGGATCCCGTAGTCGGCACGGTTGGTCTCCCAGCCGACCCCGTCTCCGTGGTCGGCGCGCCAGATCCAGGTGTGGTCGACGATGGTGTCGTCATTGTTGATGACCATGCTGGTGGTGGCCTTGCCGGGGCCCGCGCCGCCGATCCGGACGAACACGTCCTGCACGGTGGTCGGATTCGCCGAGTGGTC from Streptomyces sp. NBC_01707 includes the following:
- a CDS encoding DUF4118 domain-containing protein — encoded protein: MTRQPLGDRLAFVAALVGPLLVALVLVPFRTDLSRTNAALVLVVVVVAVAAFGSRVAGAVAALSAAVWFDFFLTRPYQRFTINGGDDIETAVLLLIVGLIVSQLAARARRLEVIAVTDAGHLARIHDTAELAQATTSADAVVAHVRGELVELLQLRGCRFEYGTLLGRPPRLEQDGSVSVGRRCWDLARGGWPDGEIELRAGGQGHYVGRYMLDPTPGTVPTLQARLVAVTLADQAGAALETAGRPTGG
- a CDS encoding DUF5709 domain-containing protein, which codes for MDIDTTMGDEVYQPDGSEVQDDAGLLDVEDTLDDRAGADPLDAGYSPPERPWAVEHHGVTAAEQHEGETLDQRLSEEEPDLDVPDGDEIGDVLDTDGEVRDEEVGGLRAGRLVAPDEGAHEDDEKDMIAFDIGIDGAAASAEEAAMHVVPAPEGP
- a CDS encoding GNAT family N-acetyltransferase — translated: MTDLRIAPVDGDATLHDWQHVHNAIIPTAALSLDEVRERVGRNRLEVAYLGDVLVGCSTVRPPTAEASVATVIARVLPTHRRQGFGGALYARGLAHARKLGADVVETVVLESNADGLRFALAQGFVEVERYLLPGDSVRFVDLRLA
- a CDS encoding adenosine kinase encodes the protein MSTETDILVLGGAGVDTIVYVPQLPLPYADSYMVPAIETRAGQTGDFVALGVHALGLRTHHIDMIGDDDAGNLIRALHRDRGIALTEVPLPAGTKRAVNLVGPDGRRLSLYDNSRSQEADRLPPETVGALAAVSRHAHVSITYPCAFALPTLREAGVTISTDLHNWDGAEAYHEAFAYEADLVFLSTAALVDPEKTMRQIAERGRARAVVATAGAEGAYQLCDGELTHIPAVTPLAPVVDSNGAGDAFVAGYLFGRLSGESPQRCGLYGAIAGAHACTVPATGTDLISRVELLTLAAAEGGRADE
- a CDS encoding PP2C family protein-serine/threonine phosphatase, with amino-acid sequence MNSQRFLRSLHATRRHSTALVAMPFTLIAAVTVMDISAPPDVHLGPFLVAAPAVTSSFAGPRMTAFVGAVAVLAQSVVAIARTSLNDLNHTYQIIALCLISAFVTLFAHLRERHEREMTQLRSVAEAAQHVLMQPLPRRSGPLRIASVYLAAEAEAQLGGDLYALARTADGTRVIVGDARGKGLDAIGEAAGVLGAFRALAHREARLPELVGHLEDGVTVDRNGTTDEEEEDDYTAEAFVTAAVLDIPDAASELRLVSCGHPPPLLIRAGEVLSLEVREPAPPLGLAQLLAPAFTAETFTFGAGEVLLLYTDGVIEARDRSGGFYPLLERVASRSWDGAESLLEYVRADLLRHAGGRLGDDAAMVAIERLPDAALCPGGWSRRQGAAEEEVEAHR
- a CDS encoding DinB family protein yields the protein MPDMDEQGRPEPPLAADETSTLLGFLEFHRATLTWKCAGLDRSGLGATVGASSMTLGGMLKHLAFVEDYWFSRWLHGRDPEPPWDTVDWKADPDWDWHSAAEDTPEQLRTLWQDTVARSRTLVTQALADGGLERLARRTWPDGRAPSLRWILVHLVEEYARHNGHADLLRESLDGRTGE
- a CDS encoding polysaccharide lyase family 8 super-sandwich domain-containing protein; translation: MEITRRSLLAALSATGLLAVIPAQPATAAGVAAGCTRLMANTVAAFAGTAESNSRPETAAKLAAVDNVARTNLRAMDSAGPGELFAGLVLGSNEANLNSAFQRLYEIALATCTPPGGTPSDLYGNTVAQRRVLDGLGRLHDHYYGDQSKGYYGNWFYWEIGLAQHISRTLVLLADEVRAYRPDLAQTYVASMDAYLRNGIDGDVNLDSRFHTGANLADITTNRILQGALLGDEARIRKALTDQLTVFATIDPYHLDHGVTDGYYADGSFIQHASVAYTGSYGKGLLTRVVQTLKILDGTGFAHGEELVPTVRSWVQNGFAPLIFEGWMMEIVKGRAVSRPDSGYTDVAVVVEAVVDLASLASGADAAALNSYVKHIRSTSRGTLDPGRFVSPVSVVRYADIIGDPAVPAEDLNATARSVAFNAMDRNVHRRPGYAFALARSSDRISKYEYMSGENLMPWFQGDGAYYLYLSGQDQSQVYGVDYFTTVSPYGLAGVTAPVEHRRTVPDLYGKPYYDNPGHPLNFTSSSESQNTYVYFPRGTDQRSGGAVLGAYAAAGMVQSGDVADRDRHLLPDDFVVYRNATATKSWFLFDEEIVVLAAGVGDPAGRAVTTTVDARTAAPGDQVALTGMLRGGRPWSGAGTGDLAWLRYANTTQRTAVGYVFLDTPQVRVSLDEVTRSRRVVRTSNPDTAVTRAVLGVTVDQEPGSEPVRIAYALVPNADGTQLASYPNGPLRVLANTPRLQAVSHTGLGLRAANAFTPGRHEVAGLRMDGPASVIVQRRGHRGPTTVAVSDPTMGRDTVGVLIRGRSLRKVSSDDGVRVSPAHGGTRVDVDTRHAYGRSFTVTLRD